A single genomic interval of Spinacia oleracea cultivar Varoflay chromosome 6, BTI_SOV_V1, whole genome shotgun sequence harbors:
- the LOC130463013 gene encoding uncharacterized protein: MGLPSEKIHACPNDCMLYRDKNESLHCFSVCYFSDAGDAEKLTWHFDDLEGDGMLKHPADSPQWKFIDGKFPDFAKEKRNLRLALSTDGFNPFGSLSSTYSTWPVVFITYNLSPTLCMKRRYMMLSLLISGPRQAGNDIDVYLAPLIDDLKMLWETGVEVFDAHGNEKFNLKAMFFCIIQDFPAYGNISGYTVYGEAACPICMEQFKGQWLYGSGKYVFDNHRVFLPCDHHYRYMKKAFNGEQEFRGRPKFMSSVEVFEKIKDIQIIFGKKHQNLFLNKGLRSELHAVDKERGQKYLPPAAYTLSRKEKIELYESLARVKVPQGYSSNIRNLVNMETLKLVGLKSHDCHVLMQQLLPVAIRSILPKNVRHAIIRLCLFFNAIYSKVIDPKDLKALEDDIVIILCQLEMYFPPWFFDIMVHLTVHLVREIRFCGPVYLRAQWAFERKMRTYQGYVTNAYRPEGCNAERLFYEEVLAYASEFLVNAMKIGLPVSRHSGRMDGQGTLGRKQLDMSYDNWHKAHSFILHNEDEVAPYVERHMRYLKKYNPRANQKALAKKHNRSFIAWFKVQQ, encoded by the exons ATGGGTTTACCTTCTGAGAAAATTCATGCTTGCCCTAACGATTGCATGTTGTATAGAGATAAGAATGAGTCGTTACATTGTTTCTCAGTGT gttatttttctGATGCGGGAGATGCCGAGAAGTTGACATGGCATTTTGATGATCTAGAAGGTGATGGAATGCTTAAACACCCTGCTGACTCCCCACAATGGAAGTTTATTGATGGGAAATTTCCTGATTTTGCCAAAGAAAAGCGTAATCTACGCCTTGCTTTGTCTACTGATGGGTTCAATCCATTTGGCTCCTTGAGTAGCACTTACAGTACTTGGCCTGTTGTTTTTATTACCTACAACTTATCTCCCACACTTTGCATGAAAAGAAGGTATATGATGTTATCATTGTTGATTTCTGGTCCAAGGCAGGCTGGTAATGATATCGACGTGTATTTGGCTCCTCTAATCGATGATTTAAAGATGCTCTGGGAAACAGGTGTAGAAGTGTTCGATGCACATGGAAATGAGAAATTCAATTTGAAAGCAATGTTCTTCTGCATAATTCAAGATTTTCCAGCATATGGTAATATTTCTGGTTATACAGTTTACGGGGAAGCAGCATGCCCCATATGCATGGAGCAATTCAAGGGACAATGGTTGTACGGATCAGGAAAATATGTGTTTGATAACCATCGTGTATTTCTGCCATGTGATCATCACTATCGATACATGAAAAAGGCCTTCAATGGGGAACAAGAATTTAGAGGGCGTCCTAAGTTCATGTCTAGTGTAGAGGTGTTTGAAAAGATAAAAGATATCCAGATCATATTTGGGAAGAAACATCAAAATCTCTTCTTAAACAAGGGTTTAAGAAGT GAACTCCATGCTGTTGATAAGGAGAGGGGTCAGAAATACTTGCCTCCTGCTGCCTATACACTGTCCAGGAAAGAGAAAATCGAGTTATATGAGAGCTTGGCAAGAGTTAAAGTGCCACAGGGGTATTCTTCTAACATTCGCAACCTTGTAAACATGGAAACCTTGAAGCTTGTGGGCCTtaagtctcatgattgtcatGTCCTAATGCAACAATTGTTACCTGTGGCTATTCGTTCAATTCTGCCTAAAAATGTTCGACATGCCATTATCAgattgtgtttattttttaatgCCATTTATAGTAAAgttattgatcctaaagattTGAAAGCTTTGGAGGATGATATTGTTATAATTCTATGCCAATTAGAGATGTACTTTCCTCCATGGTTTTTCGATATCATGGTTCATTTGACAGTTCACTTAGTAAGAGAGATAAGGTTTTGTGGTCCGGTATATTTGAGAGCTCAATGGGCTTTTGAAAGGAAAATGAGAACATACCAGGGATATGTCACAAATGCTTATCGACCTGAAGGTTGTAATGCAGAACGACTTTTCTATGAAGAAGTACTCGCGTATGCTAGTGAGTTTCTGGTAAATGCAATGAAGATAGGACTCCCAGTATCTCGGCATAGTGGAAGAATGGATGGTCAGGGGACCCTTGGTCGTAAACAACTTGATATGTCTTATGACAATTGGCACAAGGCACATTCATTTATTTTGCATAATGAGGATGAAGTTGCACCATATGTTGAAAGACACATGAGATACTTGAAGAAGTATAATCCACGGGCGAACCAGAAAGCATTAGCCAAAAAACACAACAGGTCATTCATTGCTTGGTTCAAAGTTCAACAGTAG